A segment of the Solanum lycopersicum chromosome 9, SLM_r2.1 genome:
TgcatttaattataaaattaaacaaatcaaGTCATGTGGTGCATATCTCCATAGGTTCTTGTGACACAATAATTAAAGTTTTAAGCACTACAATAATGCTTGTCCActtctattaattattaattaaattgcaaaaaaaaaatgttttagatttgtattgattaaattttccttatttttgttctttcagATGGTCTGCGATAGCAGCTAGATTACCGGGACGAAcagataatgaaataaaaaatgtatggCACACTCACTTGAAAAAAAGGCTTAAAAATTATCAGCCTCCTCAAAGCTCCAAAAGACACTCAAAAAACAAGGATTCCAAAGCTCCTTGTACTTCTCAAATTGCCTTGAAAAGTTCAAACAATTTTAGCAACATCAAAGAAGACGGGCCCGGGCTTGGGTCCGGCCCGAACTCGCCACAATTGTCATCTAGCGAGATGTCGACTGTCACGGCCGATTCACTAGCCGTGACAATGGACATCTCGAACAGTAACGACCAAATAGACTCATCTGAAAATTTTATTCCAGAGATCGATGAGAGTTTCTGGACGGACGGTTTGTCCACGAGTGGTGGTGGTGAAGAATTACAAGTTCAATTTCCATTTCATGACATGAAACAAGAAAATGTAGAGAAGGATGTTGGAGCAAAATTAGAGGATGATATGGACTTTTGGTACAGTGTTTTCATAAAGTCTGGGGACTTATTAGAGTTACCAGAATTTTGAGGGGTTAATTTGGTTGTTTTCAAAACTTGAAGTAGTGGAATGCCAACTAATTTagtggtgtttttttttttgggatctTTTGGGAGTCGACAAGTTTGAAAATTCTTGTTTGTTTATTGACTTTAAAGTTCTTGAGAggaccaacaaaaaaaaaaatacaagttgatccttttttttttttttactaggataatttttttcctatttttattttgaaactttttagtttagtttaattGGGAAAAAAAAGTATAGTGGATGGTGATGTGAAAAAGGGGAAATTATTGGAGATAttgggaagaaaaaaaattattcaagaaaCTCTATTTGtatccttctaacttaatttagATTAATTATATGTGAAGTATATCCTTCATTTCATTGTAACATGACATTaccaaaaaaagtaaaaaaataaataaataaaaggattttgttattcttcttATCCTCTTTTCATTGGATGAATTGTTATATACTCTTGATTTACCAGTTCACCTTTTTTTCTATCATCGTATCTggtatttgatatttaataatacgactaaatgaaatttttatcgcgttaaatattataatagatTTATATCGCGTCAAATATTCTAATGAAAGAGGATATATATTTCTTGCTCGAATTTTCTGAGTTTAATTTATTCAGTtacattttgaaatttattcaatTCGCTCGTAATTTACCTAGGATTTATTAGGTCatcgttttttttttctatcaacACGAGACACTATATTCTCTTAAGATTTTTAATTTGAGCTTCACCATATTTCTTATTCtataattgaaatatttcaccatgctattataaaaaattatctccttttaatttcaataaattatCTATTGATTGTTGACACTTAACATGGACAGGCAGGGGTAGGGGGTGgggtcaaataaaaaaaatgtcatacattaaattaataaatatattatgataaaaaataaaaatggcgCACTGACAAAATAAAACGATATATAGTATTaaagttatatattttctcCAAATTAAATTTCACTTATGAAATCAAATTGAGACATATATTGAGATAGATCGAGAcgtatattattgttattattagtagtgattttaaaaaatatgtaaaggctttaatagtatattttatggCATCGTTGCCTCtacattttgattttttagcaATTGGTTGGAGATAAATgtaccaaaaaattatattacattctCTAACTATCTGGCTTTGATTATCTACattataatgtatataattaaagaattgaCGAAATTTGAACTAACtatctaataaataaatttttaggttaaaaaataacaatcaaatatataataagtaatatattatatcaataattgCTTAAAATATTCTGTCGGctaaagaaacatttttttattttttaaaagaggagaaaatatTGATTGCTGTTTGGTTTTAAACATTGATGTGCAGGTACAAatgataaatcaaaataattttgacgtgtaaattaatttttatcatgaAAGTTCAAATAGATTGCATGTCAATCCATTGAAAGCAAAATCTAtcctttcttttattatattattaattattttgaagcttcgattaaattcaaattacacaccgtaatatttatttaaagatGGCGTTTGAATTACACACGAAAAAGTTCATTTGAAAGTGTCACTCCTGACAATACTTTTTTCGTATCTAAAACTCAAAAttgaatattatgattaaatgATGAAATAGTTCCACTATTGTATTACGATACATCActtcttaaatattaaaaagcattttatgtatttttttaaaaatgtggCCGCTATAATAAATCAACCACTGTTTTGGTGGGTTCGGTATCAagaattattatatttcataaaataaacttttttcagaaaattattttcctagTATAGGAAAATAAGTATCActtagtaaatttatttatttttaattttatttttttaaaaaaatgatatgatcgaattataattgattatgtgttaaaatgattttacaaaattaccgtTAAAAATTAATCgaatgaatgagtcttttctttaacgataatgacataaatgagctaaatttttaactaatggcataaatgagtcttttctaAAAGTTTGATGTCATATTTGAGCCTTTTCCCCAAAAAAACTGAATTTGTTTTTCGAgagaatttatttaaaaaatttttaatCGATCAACatgaaaaacttaaaaaatattttcctccgCACCAACACACCCAAATGAACTTTTAGACAATTTAAAAATCACAGGAAAAATGCGTGTGAAAATTGATCATAGAATTTAGAAATTCAcctgatatttcatatttattttgacatttaattaattttgattcgTGTTGAAAATTCAACTCCAAAGTTAAAAAATGTTTTCGATTGAAAATGATGGAATTCCTAAGACTCGAAttttaatctt
Coding sequences within it:
- the LOC101252819 gene encoding transcription factor MYB4; its protein translation is MVRAPCCEKMGLKKGPWTPEEDQILISYIQSNGHGNWRALPKLAGLLRCGKSCRLRWTNYLRPDIKRGNFTREEEDSIIQLHEMLGNRWSAIAARLPGRTDNEIKNVWHTHLKKRLKNYQPPQSSKRHSKNKDSKAPCTSQIALKSSNNFSNIKEDGPGLGSGPNSPQLSSSEMSTVTADSLAVTMDISNSNDQIDSSENFIPEIDESFWTDGLSTSGGGEELQVQFPFHDMKQENVEKDVGAKLEDDMDFWYSVFIKSGDLLELPEF